The Daphnia pulex isolate KAP4 chromosome 3, ASM2113471v1 genome includes a region encoding these proteins:
- the LOC124190694 gene encoding semaphorin-5A-like isoform X1 gives MGNFKAAALLAVAAILGVSSFASQHHGPSPDLPDFRQPNDSVLEESMVRFNHNVARNFSSLVFDVTRGQLIVAARDYLFRLSLDGLALLEESRWPADDKAVDDCQKNDQREDDCHNFIRVLHVHGDRLLACGTNAFTPRCSWRPLKAISNISECFPCLARCPHSPHSHMSSFLSSRPADGTADLFIGSPTDLSSQEVAIFRLPLNSSVSSTSADSFIAGPQLGHLRTLPSKVNWLDAAEFVASVEVDQFVFFFFREVAVEVSNCGKAVYSRVARVCKNDMGGGQQQRLKDSTWTTFVKARLNCSVPADYPFYYDHIQSVAYVEEERLFYAAFTTAENSIAGSAVCSFTLDAIQESFAGPFKIQSSPNSTWESVNSTHVHSHCNSDDTSSSSSSSRSLVEAGKYQLMDRAVQSRPRKYGRGPLIQLDSVRFNHIAVDVVATKNHSSIHVLYVASRDGFVRKYSVFPGTQERCLVEIVDPFARLSHQPADRQIKTMQFLKVQNALYIGTENEVIRLASQRCKRFANRTQCLDFVDPYCGWQSQLGECSPPPDNNPHASCWEQQTLTTCPTSISPEEKGVNGESSTIVGGGGVCGCNESSIIAKLAEQVKQGAPGPPGVDGKPGTTGIPGAQGQMGPTGPEGPAGEKGERGDVGPVGKEGPFGPKGEPSRDGSRGDLGKPGQPGPPGVSSGPLVLEGAQGQTGPTGPEGPAGEKGERGDSGPVGKEGPSGPKGEPGRDGPPGDLGKPGLPGTKGDRGTDGEMGPTGDTGEPGLPGTKGEIGPACPVGPSVISSVEGAKGNQGDRGKRGKPGPPGPPGPPSEPSKSGKLTETKLNKLNK, from the exons ATGGGAAATTTCAAAGCGGCGGCCTTGCTGGCTGTGGCGGCCATCCTCGGCGTCTCTTCATTTGCTTCCCAACACCACGGACCTAGTCCCGATTTACCCGATTTCCGGCAACCCAACGATAGCG TTTTGGAAGAGTCGATGGTCAGGTTCAACCACAACGTCGCCCGCAATTTTTCTTCGCTGGTGTTTGACGTGACGCGAGGGCAACTTATCGTGGCCGCAAg GGACTATCTATTTCGCTTGAGCTTGGACGGATTGGCTCTCTTGGAAGAATCACGCTGGCCAGCCGATGACAAAGCGGTCGACGACTGCCAAAAAAACGACCAACGGGAAGACGACTGTCACAACTTCATCCGCGTTCTGCACGTCCACG GTGATCGACTTCTGGCGTGCGGGACCAACGCCTTCACTCCTCGCTGCTCCTGGCGTCCGCTCAAGGCCATCAGCAACATCTCGGAATGTTTTCCGTGCCTTGCCAG ATGTCCGCATAGCCCTCACAGTCACATGAGCAGTTTCCTGTCGAGCAGACCGGCTGATGGCACTGCTGATTTGTTTATCGGTTCGCCGACAGACTTGTCCAGCCAGGAGGTGGCCATCTTCCGGCTGCCTTTGAATTCGTCCGTTTCCAGCACATCGGCTGACAGTTTCATTGCCGGCCCGCAGCTCGGGCATTTGAGGACGTTGCCAAGCAAGGTCAACTGGCTGGACGCTGCCGAATTTGTGGCGTCGGTAGAAGTGGACcagtttgtctttttctttttccgagAGGTGGCCGTCGAGGTCAGCAACTGCGGCAAGGCCGTTTACTCCCGTGTGGCCCGGGTCTGCAAGAACGACATGGGcggtggccagcagcagaggcTCAAAGACAGTACGTGGACGACCTTTGTCAAAGCCCGGCTCAATTGCTCAGTGCCGGCTGATTATCCGTTCTACTACGATCACATTCAGAGTGTCGCCTACGTGGAAGAGGAGCGGCTCTTTTACGCCGCCTTCACAACAGCCGA AAATTCAATTGCTGGATCGGCCGTTTGCTCCTTCACCCTGGATGCGATACAAGAATCGTTCGCCGGTCCGTTCAAAATCCAGTCGAGTCCCAATTCGACCTGGGAGAGTGTCAACTCGACTCACGTCCACTCGCATTGCAATTCTGATGACACGAGCAGTTCCAGCAGTTCTAGCAGATCCTTGGTGGAAGCTGGAAAGTATCAGCTGATGGATCGAGCTGTCCAATCTCGACCCAGAAAATACGGACGTGGACCGCTGATCCAGCTCGATTCGGTACGATTCAACCACATCGCCGTCGACGTGGTCGCCACTAAAAATCATTCGTCCATTCACGTCCTCTACGTGGCATCTCGAGACGGTTTCGTTCGCAAATATTCCGTCTTTCCCGGGACTCAGGAACGCTGTCTGGTCGAAATTGTCGATCCTTTTGCCCGGTTGAGCCATCAACCGGCTGACCGCCAGATCAAAACGATGCAATTCCTTAAAGTGCAG AACGCGCTGTACATTGGAACGGAAAACGAGGTGATCCGACTGGCCAGTCAACGATGCAAGCGATTCGCCAACAGGACGCAGTGTCTCGATTTCGTGGATCCTTACTGCGGATGGCAGTCGCAACTGGGCGAGTGTTCGCCTCCACCCGACAATAATCCACACGCCTCCTGTTGGGAGCAGCAAACCCTCACCACCTGCCCCACATCCATCTCTCCAG aagaaaaaggcgtCAACGGCGAATCTTCTACGATTGTCGGA ggTGGAGGCGTTTGTGGCTGCAACGAGAGTTCCATCATCGCCAAACTGGCCGAGCAAGTCAAACAGGGAGCGCCGGGTCCGCCGGGCGTTGACGGCAAACCTGGCACGACGGGCATTCCG GGAGCTCAAGGTCAGATGGGACCGACTGGACCTGAAGGCCCAGCTGGAGAGAAAGGAGAACGCGGAGATGTCGGCCCAGTTGGCAAAGAAGGTCCTTTTGGGCCGAAAGGTGAGCCCAGTCGTGATGGATCACGCGGTGATCTAGGAAAACCTGGACAGCCTGGACCACCGGGTGTGTCCAGCGGACCACTGGTCCTCGAA GGAGCTCAAGGTCAGACGGGACCGACTGGACCTGAAGGCCCAGCTGGAGAGAAAGGAGAACGCGGCGATTCCGGGCCGGTTGGCAAAGAAGGGCCTTCTGGACCCAAAGGCGAGCCCGGTCGAGATGGACCGCCTGGTGATCTAGGTAAACCTGGGCTACCAGGTACCAAAGGAGATCGAGGAACCGACGGGGAAATGGGTCCTACAGGCGACACTGGCGAGCCGGGATTGCCAGGAACGAAAGGCGAAATTGGCCCTGCGTGTCCAGTCGGTCCTTCGGTTATTTCCAGTGTCGAAGGAGCCAAAGGAAATCAAGGAGATCGAGGCAAACGGGGCAAGCCAGGTCCTCCTGGACCTCCTGGACCTCCAAGCGAACCGTCCAAATCAGGCAAATTAACCGAAACAAAACTTAACAaactaaacaaataa
- the LOC124190694 gene encoding semaphorin-5A-like isoform X2 has translation MGNFKAAALLAVAAILGVSSFASQHHGPSPDLPDFRQPNDSVLEESMVRFNHNVARNFSSLVFDVTRGQLIVAARDYLFRLSLDGLALLEESRWPADDKAVDDCQKNDQREDDCHNFIRVLHVHGDRLLACGTNAFTPRCSWRPLKAISNISECFPCLARCPHSPHSHMSSFLSSRPADGTADLFIGSPTDLSSQEVAIFRLPLNSSVSSTSADSFIAGPQLGHLRTLPSKVNWLDAAEFVASVEVDQFVFFFFREVAVEVSNCGKAVYSRVARVCKNDMGGGQQQRLKDSTWTTFVKARLNCSVPADYPFYYDHIQSVAYVEEERLFYAAFTTAENSIAGSAVCSFTLDAIQESFAGPFKIQSSPNSTWESVNSTHVHSHCNSDDTSSSSSSSRSLVEAGKYQLMDRAVQSRPRKYGRGPLIQLDSVRFNHIAVDVVATKNHSSIHVLYVASRDGFVRKYSVFPGTQERCLVEIVDPFARLSHQPADRQIKTMQFLKVQNALYIGTENEVIRLASQRCKRFANRTQCLDFVDPYCGWQSQLGECSPPPDNNPHASCWEQQTLTTCPTSISPEEKGVNGESSTIVGGGGVCGCNESSIIAKLAEQVKQGAPGPPGVDGKPGTTGIPGAQGQTGPTGPEGPAGEKGERGDSGPVGKEGPSGPKGEPGRDGPPGDLGKPGLPGTKGDRGTDGEMGPTGDTGEPGLPGTKGEIGPACPVGPSVISSVEGAKGNQGDRGKRGKPGPPGPPGPPSEPSKSGKLTETKLNKLNK, from the exons ATGGGAAATTTCAAAGCGGCGGCCTTGCTGGCTGTGGCGGCCATCCTCGGCGTCTCTTCATTTGCTTCCCAACACCACGGACCTAGTCCCGATTTACCCGATTTCCGGCAACCCAACGATAGCG TTTTGGAAGAGTCGATGGTCAGGTTCAACCACAACGTCGCCCGCAATTTTTCTTCGCTGGTGTTTGACGTGACGCGAGGGCAACTTATCGTGGCCGCAAg GGACTATCTATTTCGCTTGAGCTTGGACGGATTGGCTCTCTTGGAAGAATCACGCTGGCCAGCCGATGACAAAGCGGTCGACGACTGCCAAAAAAACGACCAACGGGAAGACGACTGTCACAACTTCATCCGCGTTCTGCACGTCCACG GTGATCGACTTCTGGCGTGCGGGACCAACGCCTTCACTCCTCGCTGCTCCTGGCGTCCGCTCAAGGCCATCAGCAACATCTCGGAATGTTTTCCGTGCCTTGCCAG ATGTCCGCATAGCCCTCACAGTCACATGAGCAGTTTCCTGTCGAGCAGACCGGCTGATGGCACTGCTGATTTGTTTATCGGTTCGCCGACAGACTTGTCCAGCCAGGAGGTGGCCATCTTCCGGCTGCCTTTGAATTCGTCCGTTTCCAGCACATCGGCTGACAGTTTCATTGCCGGCCCGCAGCTCGGGCATTTGAGGACGTTGCCAAGCAAGGTCAACTGGCTGGACGCTGCCGAATTTGTGGCGTCGGTAGAAGTGGACcagtttgtctttttctttttccgagAGGTGGCCGTCGAGGTCAGCAACTGCGGCAAGGCCGTTTACTCCCGTGTGGCCCGGGTCTGCAAGAACGACATGGGcggtggccagcagcagaggcTCAAAGACAGTACGTGGACGACCTTTGTCAAAGCCCGGCTCAATTGCTCAGTGCCGGCTGATTATCCGTTCTACTACGATCACATTCAGAGTGTCGCCTACGTGGAAGAGGAGCGGCTCTTTTACGCCGCCTTCACAACAGCCGA AAATTCAATTGCTGGATCGGCCGTTTGCTCCTTCACCCTGGATGCGATACAAGAATCGTTCGCCGGTCCGTTCAAAATCCAGTCGAGTCCCAATTCGACCTGGGAGAGTGTCAACTCGACTCACGTCCACTCGCATTGCAATTCTGATGACACGAGCAGTTCCAGCAGTTCTAGCAGATCCTTGGTGGAAGCTGGAAAGTATCAGCTGATGGATCGAGCTGTCCAATCTCGACCCAGAAAATACGGACGTGGACCGCTGATCCAGCTCGATTCGGTACGATTCAACCACATCGCCGTCGACGTGGTCGCCACTAAAAATCATTCGTCCATTCACGTCCTCTACGTGGCATCTCGAGACGGTTTCGTTCGCAAATATTCCGTCTTTCCCGGGACTCAGGAACGCTGTCTGGTCGAAATTGTCGATCCTTTTGCCCGGTTGAGCCATCAACCGGCTGACCGCCAGATCAAAACGATGCAATTCCTTAAAGTGCAG AACGCGCTGTACATTGGAACGGAAAACGAGGTGATCCGACTGGCCAGTCAACGATGCAAGCGATTCGCCAACAGGACGCAGTGTCTCGATTTCGTGGATCCTTACTGCGGATGGCAGTCGCAACTGGGCGAGTGTTCGCCTCCACCCGACAATAATCCACACGCCTCCTGTTGGGAGCAGCAAACCCTCACCACCTGCCCCACATCCATCTCTCCAG aagaaaaaggcgtCAACGGCGAATCTTCTACGATTGTCGGA ggTGGAGGCGTTTGTGGCTGCAACGAGAGTTCCATCATCGCCAAACTGGCCGAGCAAGTCAAACAGGGAGCGCCGGGTCCGCCGGGCGTTGACGGCAAACCTGGCACGACGGGCATTCCG GGAGCTCAAGGTCAGACGGGACCGACTGGACCTGAAGGCCCAGCTGGAGAGAAAGGAGAACGCGGCGATTCCGGGCCGGTTGGCAAAGAAGGGCCTTCTGGACCCAAAGGCGAGCCCGGTCGAGATGGACCGCCTGGTGATCTAGGTAAACCTGGGCTACCAGGTACCAAAGGAGATCGAGGAACCGACGGGGAAATGGGTCCTACAGGCGACACTGGCGAGCCGGGATTGCCAGGAACGAAAGGCGAAATTGGCCCTGCGTGTCCAGTCGGTCCTTCGGTTATTTCCAGTGTCGAAGGAGCCAAAGGAAATCAAGGAGATCGAGGCAAACGGGGCAAGCCAGGTCCTCCTGGACCTCCTGGACCTCCAAGCGAACCGTCCAAATCAGGCAAATTAACCGAAACAAAACTTAACAaactaaacaaataa